A region of the Procambarus clarkii isolate CNS0578487 chromosome 29, FALCON_Pclarkii_2.0, whole genome shotgun sequence genome:
TAGGAGAGGTGAGAGAAGCACGAAATttggagagagagggtgagagagaaaaCGCGAGGGGGAGTTTGGGGAGAGAGACCTGGGCACAGCCGGGTTTCCCaactaattattatatatatatatatatatatatatatatatatatatatatatatatatatatatatatatatatatatatatataaaggaattAAACTTCATTACCTTCTCTTCTTAAGATCATCATCACAAGTTTCTTCATCCTTCTCCTTACTTGAATTTTTGTCCATTCAATACGTAGACCAGAATTGAATGAAAGGAtggaagggagggagaaagaaagggaaggaaTAAGAAAGGATAGATGGTTGTATGGATAGAAGGAAAGAAACTTGGGATACCAGCCGGGGTCAGAATCTTCACATCTACCTCTAACTCATCACAGCCATGTACGGAACGCTGTCTACACCGGTTCCAACACCTGTTCCAACACCGGTTCCAACACCGGTTCCCTCACCGGTTCCAACACCGGTTCCCGCACCGGTTCCAACACCGGTTCCAACACCGGTTCCAACACCGGTTCCAACACCGGTTCCCACACCGGTTCCAACACCGGTTCCCGCACCGATTCCAACACCGGTTCCCGCACCGGTTCCAACACCGGTTCCAACATCGGTTCCAACACCGGTTCCCACACCGGTTCCAACACCGGTTCCAACATCGGTTCCCGCACCGGTTTCAACACCAGTTCCCACACCGGTTCCCGCAGCGGTTCCAACACCGGTTCCCGCAGCGGTTCCAACACCGGTTCCCGCACCGGTTCCAACACCGGTTCCAACATCGGTTCCAACACCGGTTCCAACATCGGTTCCAACACCTGTTCCAACACCGGTTCCAACACCGGTTCCAACACCGGTTCCCTCACCGGTTCCAACACCGGTTCCCGCACCGGTTCCAACACCGGTTCCAACACCGGTTCCCGCACCGGTTCCAACACCGGTTCCCGCACCGGTTCCAACACCGGTTCCAATACCGGTTCCAACACTGGTTCCAACACCGGTTCCCACACCGGTTCCCACACCGGTTCCCGCACCGGTTCCAACACCGGATCCAACACTGGTtccaacacacacaaaaacaatcTTGCCTCACCCCTCTTGGATTTCATAAGAGGGGAGGTGGAGTTTTAATGAGAGGAAGACTGAGCCTTTGtcgtatgaggaaagagagagagagggggaaagaagGTAGGGGGAAATGTTCGTTTTAAACGTAAAGAAGGATGGACTTATCTTTTTATTTTTAGGTGAATGGAGAATAGAAGGGAGGATGGGGTTAGGAAGATAGGACGGGGAGTGGAGAATGAAAACTTGAATAGGAGACGTAAGTTTATTTttaaaccaatatatatatataactttttaagcCAATATGTCTGCGTACATGATATAGTACGTGCTATAGTATCACATGTGCGTTATATAGCACATGTTCGTGATGTGCTATATCACGTACGGAAGATATAGCAAACGTACATTACTTGAACTATACATACAAAAGTCTCATTCGTCCGTGTGCTGCTCTCCCAACCCACGGAGCTTCTCTAAAACCAAAATTGTTTTATGCATTTCTGAGAAAGGATCAAAGACTCAGCAGCTTACTTGACTTCACATCAGCCTCTCACCGGAAAGTTGGTTTTACATTTATCTCTTTCACTGATCTCAGTGAAACTTTCATTCGCTCAGGAAGTTGTGAGCTGAGAGCAGCTCGCAAAATGGCTCGTGTGTGTCTTTGTAAATTCTTAAAGATCAACATGGGGTTTTATTTTTGTATTCCACAGCCATTTTGTGGAACAGACCATAACGGTGCAATTCTGATGGCGCCTTTCCTCAACAATCGTTTTGGAAGTGTCTTTGTAGCTATACTTTTGGGGGTACAGGTTGATTGATGATCAACTTTTACTAGTGGTGTAGCATTACTGAGTTGCGAATGTTGATTTTGTTGACATACACGTATCCAGAAGTTGAATGTCACCTGTCTGAGCCTTGTCGGAGAACGAGAGTCGTCCAGTTTCCAACACTCCCCCGCCCAAGCTCTCACCTCCCCAAACAACCCACTCACACCATCCAAGCAACAGCAAGGGGCAccggacagctgggtggacagcgcttcggattcgtagtcctgaggttctgggttcgatcccaagtggaggcagagacaaatgggcaaaatgcttctttcaccctgatgtcccgtgttacctagcagtaaataggtacctgggagttagacagctgctacgggctgctccctgggggtggaggtctgatcgaggaccgggccgcgggaacactaagccccgaaatcatttcaagaaaacctcaagataacatggcataaaataaaattaaaaaaatatggaAGTTTACAACGAGACTAGTGACAGAACACACAGAAACAACAATaaagtgatatatcaaatgaagaaatccacaaggaccatgatgagggttcgaacctaggcGCTGAATGTTCCCAGTTAGACGcactctagtcaactgtaccgcAACATGGTAAAAGAACGGGAACCTGCAGTGCTACTGTTACTACTGTTACTGATCGGTTGAGTGAACTGAACCTCACAACGCTGGAGGACACAAGAAACAAAGGAGATATAATCACAACACGCAAGATACTGAGAGAAACAGACGAGGTGGACAAGCACTGCATCGTTAAATTGAGAGAAAATAGGATACGTGGAtacaagtggaagctggaaatacaAGTGGGTCGAGTAAACGACCCACTTGCCGGAACCCATATTGCCGGAACCCATATTGCCGGAAcccatattgccggaacaacagtggacattttcaagaggaaactagatttattcctgcaaggagtgccggaccaaccgggctgtggtgggtatgtgggcctgcgggccgctccaagcaacagcctggtggaccaaactctcacaagtcaagcctggcctcgggccgggcttggggagtagaactcccagaaccccatcaaccaggtatcaaccaggtaaacgtGAGATAAAACTCGTACTCTGTCCGTGTGGTCAAGAAGAGGAATGTACTGAGAaaagaagttgtagaagccacctccttcTGCAACTATAAGGCCAGATTCGGCAAAGAATTCGAACGTTAGAATAGTTAAGCTACAACGCAACGGTGCAACAAGGTTAGTAGGCGAGGCATATGGAGCATGTGATGcaccctggacggtagagcgatggtctcgctccatgcaggtcggcgttcaatccccgaccgtccaagtggttgggcatcattccttcccccccccccccgtcccatcccaaatccttatcctgactccgtcCCAGTGcaataaagtcgtaatggctttgcgctttctcctgatagttccctccctccaGTACTCACTGATAGGTGAGcacccacacttccgtggaagtaAACACGCCATTCACTCGAGCTCTAAACTCTTTAGAGCCTTTATAAGATTACTCAATTGCTCGGTTGATACAGCTTCGGCTACACACACTCTTGGGgcccacggttcgagtctcctagagcccaggtgaatggaatacgTGAGCACTCCTCAACCACCCTTACTTCCCACTACACTAAGATCGCTCAACCTTGTCAACTCTACTCAATTATCTGAGCAACACATCCCACACTAACCACATCACTAACACCGCCAACCCGCTTACTAAGCCAACCTAATCAATCAACCCCAATTCTACCCTACAATCATTTCAACCCTTCCCATTTTCCCTAACTCTCCTACTCTATCCTCACTAGCCATCCTGCCCCCTCCATCCCCACCCCCAACCCATCCACACCTCTCACGTCCCCAGCAACTCCAGGATCACTCGACGTTATGCTACAGGCATTTAGCCTCTAgctgagttagtcagctgtcacgggctgcttcctgggggtggaggcctggtcgaggaccgggccgcggggacactaaagccccgaaatcatctcaagataacctcaagataagaagatagcTGTGATCAGTATGTGATGAACATTAATAATCATCACCTTTTGGTgatgattattaattaataaccATCATAGCTTTTGTCGTGAAGGAAGCCAAGTGAAATTGTCTCGTTCTTGTCGAGTCGTATATTAGTCGTCTGCGACGCCGCTGCTGCCTGTTCTCAGCCCAACCGTCTTCATTAATGACGGGTTGTATAAACTAGAGGCTCCACTTAGCGTCCAAGATGGACTTAACCGTgtctcccggccaggatacgaacccatgacatagcgctcgcggaacgccaggcgagtgtcttaccactacaccacggagactgttactcTTGGAATTCCTTGTCCGGATTCAATGCAGTTCTTGTGTTTAGGCGAGAAGACACGGTATAAAACAATTATCCCTTTGGCGCAGTGGTAGAGTATAAGATAGGTAGTTTCAGGGGAAAACTGATTAAGGATTAAGATGTGAAGGAAAACCTCTATGCCTTGCTAACAGGAATCGGAAGACGCCTGCCCCtaacttgaaatgatttcggggcttagtgtccccgcggcccggtcgtcgaccaggctcccTGAACCAGCCTGCATAAAAAAAAGGGATGGGTGACTTTATCGGCTTACAACAGAATGGTCCCGGATTCTATTTACGCGCAAGACTAGATCTTTGGACACGTTTTCTCCCAATTGGTGCTTCTGTTCACCCCTTGCAGTAAGTAGGCACCTCTACCCGCAAATGGGATATGATTTGATTGGTACATGGTAGAACTGCACCTTTTTCTGTAAAACCGCAGATCTCACCTTCacctatatattaaataataaaatagggtGTTATAATAAAGTGCTATACGTTAATCTCGTTATAAGAGATGAAGTTATAGCAGCTAAAAATTGATTAAGGACATTCTGTCCCAGAAGACAGATATTTAGGAGGCAGCTGAATGGTTTAAATTATGTCTCAGGCGCCAACTTCTTGTCAAAAGGAGTTCCATAACTGTCTTAATTTTGGATGAGATCGAAAATCCAGCTTCATCTGTTTAGGGAAAAGTTGTTTGTAATTAGACCCCACTTGTGGCACCCCTTCGTTTGACAGTATGATGAACAGAGCTGTTCTCTATGGGACGGAGCTGttctctaggggggggggggacctgagcTGTTCTCTTTGGGACAGAGTTGTTCTCTAGGGGGGGACCTGAGCTGTGCTCTAAGAGACAGAGCTGTTCTCTATGGGTCGGAGCTGTTCTCTAAGGGACGGAGCTGTTCTCTAAGGGACGGAGCTGTTCTCTAAGGGACGGAGCTGTTCTCTAAGGGACGGAGCTGTTCTCTAAGGGACGGAGCTGTTCTCTAAGGGACGGAGCTGTTCTCTAAGGGACGGAACTGTTCTCTATGGGACGGAGCTGTTCTCTAAGGGACGGAGCTGTTCTCTATGGGACGGAGCTGTTCTCTAAGGGACGGAGCTGTTCTCTAAGGAACGGAGCTGTTCTCTAAGGGACAGAGCTGTTCTCTAAGGAACGGAGCTGTTCTCTAAGGGACAGAGCTGTTCTCTAAGGGACAGAGCTGTTCTCTAAGGGACGGAGCTGTTCTCTAAGGAACGGAGCTGTTCTCTAAGGGACAGAGCTGTTCTCTAAGGGACAGAGCTGTTCTCTAAGGAACGGAGCTGTTCTCTAAAGGAAGGAACTATGTCGTACGTCCAGACTCGTCAACAGAGAAACTTTTTTTTACATGGACTGTTTCTCATACTGTGTTGAGCGTCCAAATGGAAGGGAGCGAGGGAAGAAATAGGAAGAATCAGGTGGTAACAGTGGAAAGGAAAGAAAGGATAGAACAAATAAAGGGAAAGATAGAACAAGGAGACGGATAGGAGAATAATGAGATTAAAATGATGTATGAGGAGAGAAAAATAAGGCGCTGGTTGGAACCTTTGACACCAATGTTGTTGACATTGTGTTGTTGACACCAGTGTTTTTGACACAGGTATCAACAACACTGGTGTCAACAACACTGGTGAAGATTTATGTTGTTCACTTGAAACGTGACACCAGTGGTGTTGACACCTGACGAGTGAGACGTTTGAAGTGAACAACAAGGCTCGTGCTCCAATATTCTGTCCAGAAATGAGATGTGTGATGTTGTTGAGTGAGTGCTGGACGTATTTACTGCACGTGCGTGCGGACAGGGAGAGGAGCGCATGTGAGGGAGGGTAGGAGCGCAGAGAGAGCGAATAGGTGAACGCCTAAGAACGGGCAGAGTTAACGCATGCGCACTTTAATTGAAACACTGCGAAACACtaagtgaaacacacacacacgcctcttggaacaccacacacacgcccctTGGAACACCACACAGACGCCACTTGGAACACCACACAGACGCCACTTGGAACACCACACAGACGCCTCTTGGAACACCACACAGACGCCTCTTGGAACACTACACAGACGCCTCTTGGAACACCAGACATGGTAGACACTTTTTTGACCACCAGAACACAGCACTCTGGCGTCCAGCGAGAGTTGTGGACGGTGGGGCGCCGAGCCCAAATATCCTGCCAACTTTATGGAGGCATTAATTATAGTCGGAGCTCTGAATCTTGGGATCCACGTTGTGCCGGCCGGCTACTCCATCATTCATTAATCTGGCGCACGGCTCTTCTCATACCTCCACAACCCCTTCGACTAAATCATATCAAATTCGACATATTTATGATGTGGCATAAATTAGTTTTTTGTCCCACTCTGtaagctttgtttctgtgtgacACTGACTCGTAATGTTCTTGCTGGGAATGTTCGTGCCATTCGTGAGTCATCATGAGTGACACTGGGGTGGCTGGGGTCATTATGCCCAAGTCATCATTATCTTGGGTATAATGGAACAGAAACCATGTGTTGTATAGGTGGAGAATTTCTCAGTGGCATACTTCCTGCAATCTCTGACACAAATAGTTTTTTTATGTGTTTAGAGGACAATTCTTTAAAAAATTATTTTCCTTGcggtataacacacacacacacagtattttATAAACTAGGTTCCCATAGTATAAAGTTCCTGCCTGGCAGTACAAGATATTTTGACATTCAAGATAAGAAAATTGTATTTAGATTACGTAAATTAATATAATTATCTGACGTAGCATGTAGTAGGTGGCCATAAAAAAAAGTGTGATTGCTTACACATACTCTCTAAACCACTTTTCTTCTAAATAACTCTTTGCTCTGTGTAGCAGTGGACGTGATAAACTTCCTCAATGCAATTACATCGGACTGAATTACTCAAACAAATTATACATATATTGTGTCAATTTAGCTCGTATGGTAACAAGCGAGAGTCCAAGGCCCCGGATGAGGCTTCGAACGAGCGGACCCACTGAAGGGGGACCGCAAGTTATCACACCAGGACGTGCAAAAGAGAAAATGGAGAGTTCTGTATGGGAGACCATAGCGGACAAAATGTGTGGCGtattagttgagaggacgggtGTTCTTGTGTGGCGGTGGCACTCTGTGTGCTCACCACCTATAATGACCAAGTATGTGACGCACCCTGTGTGCTCACTAACCTATAATGACCAAGCATATGACGCACCCTGTGTGCTCACCACCTATAATGACCAAGCATATGACACACCCTGTGTGCTCACCACCTATAATGACCAAGTATGTGACGCACCCTGTGTGCTCACCACCTATACTGATCAAGCATGTGACGCACCCTATGTGCTCACCACCTATAATGACCAAGCATATGACGCACCCTGTGTGCTCACCACCTATAATGACCAAGCATATGACGCACCCTGTGTGCTCACCACCTATAATGACCAAACATATGACGCACCCTGTGTGCTCACCCACCTATAATGACCAAGCATATGACGCACCCTGTGTGCTCACCACCTATAATGACCAAACATATGACGCACCCTGTGTGCTCACCACCTATAATGACCAAACATATGACGCACCCTGTGTGCTCACCACCTATAATGACCAAGTATGTGACGCACCCTATGTGCTCACCACCTATAATGACCAAGCATGTGACGCACCCTGTGTGCTCACCCACCTATAATGACCAAGCATATGACGCACCCTGTGTGCTCACCACCTATAATGACCAAGCATATGACGCACCCTGTGTGCTCACCACCTATAATGACCAAACATATGACGCACCCTGTGTGCTCACCACCTATAATGACCAAACATATGACGCGTCACTAACGACGTGTCACGCCAGCAAACAATGTGCGTTAACACTAAGCTTAAATATATGCGTTCTATTCACCTTTTTCTTAACATCATACAGCACTGTTACAATTCACAAAGTATAATTAAACTGGTATACGGGAGCGAGAAAAtcccaggctggtgcagtgtgGCGGTGCAGCCGGCGGTGGTATACGACCATAATTCAATAAATCCCCCGCCGGGCCGCGTCGTCAGCTGTTGGATGTAAACAGCGAGCGTTGCTAAGAGGAGCCTCGCCGCCTCAATAACCGGCCCTAGAGCTCTGGCTCCGCGGGACAACTTCACGGGGGATATTAACCACTCGGCCGAGAGCAGCTCTGTAGAGCACCGGCACCCACCCTCTACCCACCCCTCCTCTCGCCGGGGGTCGAGTGCGTCGACTCCAGATAGTATTTTGGTGATTTGAGTTTTATTatttgtagtggtactgtgtcCCCGTTTTTAGAGAAGagtgatcccgggcgccagcgtggAAGCGTGCCTGGTCGGCTACAGTCAGCGGCGGTTATagcaataaaataaaaaaagacAGAAAATCCAGACAAGTATTTTGAAGGCTAAATGTGCAGGCAAACAAACAAGCGCCTCAATAAACAGGTAACCAAACAGAGAAGTATTTCAACAACGAATTATCCAAACACACAAGTATCTAAGCGAACAAACATTTCGAATGACAAAAATATTCAAGCGAAGAAACAGTTCCAACAAACAAAGACTCAAACAGACGGTCAAAAGAAAAACAGAAAAAAGAGCCTAGGAAGAAGCGGCAGCATGGCAAACAAGCATTACGGCGTCGCAGggctaaaacaaaaacaaaacaaaaaacccatCTTCACTCTGCGGAGGCTCCTGCAACTAGATGCAAGAACATATACCCGGGGATCCTACCAGGAAAACTCCAGCAGTAAAGCTGGTAGTGGCGCAGAGTttctccccctttcccccctccccttccatcgTCCCCCTTCCCgcccccttctcccccttccactacctcCCTCTCCTCATTCTGGCGAGGGGCAAATTGCCAGCGCTACGCTGGGTTCCCACCCAGTGGGCGAGAGACCGACAATACATTTTCAGAGAGGAGTTCCAATTAGATTTACTCACCTTACGGCACAATGGAACTGTTTTAGGCCGCgttggggaaggaaggaaggcaaaGGAAAGGGAAGGACCCTAGTGTGTtggaaggcagggggggggggggggaaatcgcTGGGGAGGGAGGGAAAATGGCTTGGTAGgtatcttgaggttgtcttgagatgatttcagggcttagcgtccccgcggcccggtccttgaccaggcctactttttgttactcacccccaggaagcagcccgtagcagctgtctaactcccaggtacgtatttactgctaggtaacaggagcatcagggtgaaagaaacattttgcccatttgtctccgcctccactggggatcgaacccggaagctcaggactaagaatccgaagcgctgtccacccaactGTCAGGCGCCCTGTCAGGCGCTACTAGGCGTCCTAGTAGGGGAAAAAGTGGTTAAAGAGGAGAGAAATAATTTAGGAGCAAAGTGCAGTAGTTGAGGAGAGCAAAACGTGTATAGGTCGTGAATGTAATTGTTGGGAAGGATGAAAATGGCTGGAGGAAGAAAAGAAAAGGACTTGAAGAGGCAAGTAAACGATTAAGAATACTGGAACTGGAAATAATTTGTTATGAATGGAAAAGTCAGAGGAAGGGAAATGGTTGATGGAAGGAGGGAATGGTTGGGGAGGGGGCAAAATTGTTCAGAAGGgacgtgggagggggtggggggggcaagAATATTTGAAGAGGGAGAAGTGGTTCAAGTAGAATATTGGTTGGGAAGGTAAAATTGAAATCTTTTGGCAAGGACAATGGttaggagaggagagagacaaaTATTTTCGGAAGAATGATATTAGTTCTGAATGCTAGCTAGTATTTGATGAAGGAAGATCATAAAGGAACGAGTATAAAAGAACAACTAGAAACTGTATAATGCACAATTAATATACAATAACAAGATCATAAGTGCTTTAAGGAGAGGCCAAAGACGCGAGTTCAATCCCaattaattccatgatatttttttACTGATGGTGCAACGTTGGGTTAATCCCAGaacacagaacaagaggggactaTGTTACGTTGTGAGGGGGAGACTTAACTGATTTTGGGCATACAAAATGAAGGGAGATATTGCAATGTCAATAAAGTGTAGATAAAGCCTGgaaaatttgtttttattgggacAATGATTGAATTTTAAGGAAACGGGAAGACAAAGGGGAAGCAACGGAAGAGATAATTGAGAAGATGAGGAGAGATAATTGATAAGTGGTCATTAAAAATGGAAGTGAAAGCCTAGAGAAGAGAAAGTCCGTGCGTGAGAGGGACAGATACGAGTAAAGTAACAGAAAGAGATAGAACTATTATTATTGTTAGCATGCATGCACTAAATATTGACAGGAAGATGAAATGTTGAATTGTTTATAAACTGTGATAACTGTTACTACTGCCTTTGTTATTACGACCAACTCTGTTGTTGCTTCTagtactactactaatactactactattactactaatactactactactactaatactactactattactactactactactactactactactattactactactactactactactagtactactactactactactactactactaatactactactaccaccaccgcaTCGACTTGACCCATAGCTCTGCACTCATAGCATTGTACTCCGACATCATAGACCCAGAAGAGAATATACGAATCCCTTGTATACAAATGTAATAAGTCCCAAAAACACCAAGCTTTGTGGTGCCCGACACTCCCCCAGTACACCCAGCTCTGGGGGAAGGGGCCGAGGCTCCCCAGCACACTCAACTCTGGGGAAGCCCGACACTCTCCAACACACCAATTTCTGGGGGGAACGAGGCACCCCCGTCTCTCTCTACTATGTATTTATCTCCAGTATAATTACGTGACCAGACTTGTAGAGGGCACGACGCCCTGCTCGGTCTGACAGACGTCCTCTGGAGATTCTCAATTTCTTAGGGCGACATGTACTAGTTTCTTAGCCCTGCGACCTGGCTGTGTGTGACGAGGTGCGAGGAAACAAAATTAAGAGAGGCGTCTGGGAGGGATAGAAGGGAGGAGGTGAAgatgatgtgtggggggggggaggatgtggatgcatgtggaggaggaaaagggaatATCTTAATGAGGAAGACTGTATGATGATTGAATGCTGATATGTAAAGGGGTATAATGAGGAATAATGTAGTGAGGGGAAGGGGACATGTTGTTTACGTGAGAGGATGGCCTGATAGTGTGAATGTTGATAAGAGGGTAGTCGTGCAATGAGGGGGAAAATATAGGAGTGAGAGTATGCTAGAAGTGATGATGAAAGGAGGACG
Encoded here:
- the LOC123753590 gene encoding protein TsetseEP-like, producing MKSKRGEARLFLCVLEPVLDPVLEPVREPVWEPVWEPVLEPVLEPVLEPVLEPVREPVLEPVREPVLEPVLEPVREPVLEPVREPVLEPVLEPVLEQVLEPMLEPVLEPMLEPVLEPVREPVLEPLREPVLEPLREPVWELVLKPVREPMLEPVLEPVWEPVLEPMLEPVLEPVREPVLESVREPVLEPVWEPVLEPVLEPVLEPVLEPVREPVLEPVREPVLEPVLEQVLEPV